From Penaeus vannamei isolate JL-2024 chromosome 37, ASM4276789v1, whole genome shotgun sequence, one genomic window encodes:
- the LOC113802994 gene encoding mpv17-like protein 2 isoform X2, translating to MLPRVRRVWSKLFGRYLWVTNTVSCGVLLGVGDGIQQHIERARGVSTSERYDWARTGRLFLVGLSQGPPHHVFYVWLDKVLPQKNAKTVFKKIMADQFLAAPFFAVTFFLFAGLLEGKTLPEAWKEFKQKFPAVYLFDWFIWPPTQTINFYFVPLQYRVVYINCVTVVWDVFLSYMKHKDQVKKQEKEV from the exons ATGCTTCCTCGGGTGCGTCGGGTGTGGTCAAAACTCTTTGGCCGCTACCTCTGGGTTACCAACACTGTGAGCTGCGGAGTTCTCTTAGGGGTCGGAGATGGGATACAGCAGCACATAGAGCGAGCACGAGGAGTTTCCACCAGTGAGCGTTACGACTGGGCACGGACTGGACGGCTGTTCCTCGTTGGTCTCAGCCAGGGACCTCCTCATCATGTGTTCTATGTGTGGTTGGATAAG GTTTTACCACAGAAGAATGCAAAAACCGTTTTCAAGAAGATTATGGCCGACCAGTTCTTGGCTGCCCCGTTCTTTGCTGTCACCTTTTTCTTGTTTGCCGGCCTTCTAGAAGGGAAGACGCTGCCTGAAGCCTGGAAGGAGTTCAAACAAAAGTTTCCTGCAGTGTATTTG TTTGATTGGTTCATATGGCCACCAACGCAGACAATCAACTTTTATTTTGTCCCTCTACAGTACCGAGTGGTTTATATCAATTGTGTGACTGTTGTATGGGATGTCTTCCTTTCTTACATGAAACACAAG gACCAagtgaaaaagcaagaaaaggaagtTTGA
- the LOC113802994 gene encoding mpv17-like protein 2 isoform X1 — translation MQLQIVEKLYRVSRTMLPRVRRVWSKLFGRYLWVTNTVSCGVLLGVGDGIQQHIERARGVSTSERYDWARTGRLFLVGLSQGPPHHVFYVWLDKVLPQKNAKTVFKKIMADQFLAAPFFAVTFFLFAGLLEGKTLPEAWKEFKQKFPAVYLFDWFIWPPTQTINFYFVPLQYRVVYINCVTVVWDVFLSYMKHKDQVKKQEKEV, via the exons ATGCAACTGCAAATTGTTGAAAAACTATATCG GGTATCAAGAACTATGCTTCCTCGGGTGCGTCGGGTGTGGTCAAAACTCTTTGGCCGCTACCTCTGGGTTACCAACACTGTGAGCTGCGGAGTTCTCTTAGGGGTCGGAGATGGGATACAGCAGCACATAGAGCGAGCACGAGGAGTTTCCACCAGTGAGCGTTACGACTGGGCACGGACTGGACGGCTGTTCCTCGTTGGTCTCAGCCAGGGACCTCCTCATCATGTGTTCTATGTGTGGTTGGATAAG GTTTTACCACAGAAGAATGCAAAAACCGTTTTCAAGAAGATTATGGCCGACCAGTTCTTGGCTGCCCCGTTCTTTGCTGTCACCTTTTTCTTGTTTGCCGGCCTTCTAGAAGGGAAGACGCTGCCTGAAGCCTGGAAGGAGTTCAAACAAAAGTTTCCTGCAGTGTATTTG TTTGATTGGTTCATATGGCCACCAACGCAGACAATCAACTTTTATTTTGTCCCTCTACAGTACCGAGTGGTTTATATCAATTGTGTGACTGTTGTATGGGATGTCTTCCTTTCTTACATGAAACACAAG gACCAagtgaaaaagcaagaaaaggaagtTTGA